A portion of the Candidatus Fermentibacter sp. genome contains these proteins:
- a CDS encoding type IV pilus twitching motility protein PilT, protein MNIKQLLKEMMERRATDLHITVGAPPVIRVDGDLLRMEYDPLTPQDTQDLVYSLLRDEQKKRFEMEKELDFAFGIKGLSRFRANVFNQRGCVACAIRVIPYEILGFEELGLPPVVGTLAEKRQGLVLVTGPTGCGKSTTLASILRKVNATRPCHIVTVEDPIEYVHHHDKGIVNQREIGEDTKGFSHALRYVLRQDPDVVLIGEMRDQETMQVALNISETGHLTLATLHTNSTYESINRIIDTFPPQSQEQVRSQLSFVMLGVMTQQLVPRMRGTGRSLAAEVLVCTPAVRSAIREDKLHQIYGMMQAGQKFGMQTMNQALYKLYAKRDISKEVALERSPDPVELEQMMITGREVL, encoded by the coding sequence ATGAACATCAAGCAGCTCCTGAAGGAGATGATGGAGAGGCGGGCCACGGACCTCCACATCACGGTGGGCGCACCTCCGGTCATCAGGGTGGATGGCGACCTCCTGCGCATGGAGTACGACCCGCTCACCCCGCAGGACACGCAGGATCTTGTCTACAGCCTCCTCCGCGACGAACAGAAGAAGCGCTTCGAGATGGAGAAGGAGCTCGACTTCGCCTTCGGGATCAAGGGTCTGTCGAGGTTCAGGGCCAACGTCTTCAACCAGCGGGGATGCGTGGCCTGCGCCATCAGGGTGATCCCGTACGAGATCCTCGGTTTCGAGGAGCTGGGGCTGCCGCCCGTCGTGGGCACCCTGGCCGAGAAGAGGCAGGGTCTGGTGCTAGTCACCGGCCCCACGGGCTGCGGCAAGAGCACCACGCTGGCATCCATTCTCCGCAAGGTGAACGCGACGCGCCCCTGCCACATCGTCACCGTGGAGGACCCGATCGAGTACGTCCACCACCACGACAAGGGCATAGTCAACCAGAGGGAGATAGGCGAGGACACAAAGGGCTTCTCCCACGCCCTCCGCTACGTGCTCAGGCAGGACCCCGACGTGGTGCTGATAGGCGAGATGCGCGACCAGGAAACCATGCAGGTGGCGCTCAACATCTCCGAAACGGGCCACCTGACTCTCGCAACGCTGCACACCAACTCCACCTACGAGTCGATCAACAGGATCATCGACACCTTCCCGCCCCAGAGCCAGGAGCAGGTCAGGAGCCAGCTCTCGTTCGTCATGCTCGGCGTGATGACCCAGCAGCTCGTGCCGCGCATGAGGGGTACGGGGAGGTCGCTCGCGGCCGAGGTCCTGGTCTGCACGCCCGCGGTCCGCTCGGCGATCCGCGAGGACAAGCTCCACCAGATCTACGGCATGATGCAGGCCGGGCAGAAGTTCGGGATGCAGACCATGAACCAGGCTCTGTACAAGCTCTACGCCAAGAGGGATATCTCGAAGGAGGTGGCCCTGGAGCGGTCGCCGGACCCGGTGGAGCTGGAACAGATGATGATAACGGGTCGCGAGGTCCTATAG
- a CDS encoding ATP-binding protein, protein MGGNGGRVRRFTWLQVGRLSVLGSLCVFGIAVLGSEQVRSAYLVAAAILVGNSVLFSLASARRPGHALPVWILCCLDAVVIGIVMHFAGGMDGPFAMVFLLHTLLAGYLLGVRGGAWMAMIDTLILSTSGMLSLAGMGPSDGSAMIARLGLEASADLSGQYIALRVFLHALLLLSIGIVSGYLTELLRKQSGRLQDVLEAVRANRAGSREILENLADGILVLDASGDPIGGNSSLRQMLSLGDPWEHAVRKTQLYRLLAGYQRAGTFPDNIDLVTDDKILECRMGVFHDSYSEKPGSMAVLSDVTEVRNLRSRLEEREKLAVVGRLSATMAHEIRNPLASISGAAQVIRSRDMDEQGEARMVNMIIDQAKRASDIIEGYLEVARGGRMREETELRLDMLLKGVVEGARNSYAASITVAMGSMPEITIRGKEQRLAQIFDNLLRNAAEALDTVKGGRVEIGLSREEDRVLITLRDNGPGMPPEELARASEPFFTTKEFGTGLGLYVARRVAEEHDGSITFESPEGGGLMVTVDLPVTGATA, encoded by the coding sequence GTGGGCGGGAACGGCGGAAGAGTGAGGCGCTTCACCTGGCTCCAGGTGGGGCGCCTCTCCGTGCTGGGCTCGCTCTGCGTGTTCGGCATCGCGGTGCTCGGTTCCGAGCAGGTGCGCAGCGCCTATCTCGTCGCCGCGGCGATACTCGTCGGCAACAGCGTCCTCTTCTCCCTCGCCTCGGCCAGGAGGCCGGGGCATGCCCTCCCGGTGTGGATCCTCTGCTGCCTGGACGCTGTGGTGATCGGGATAGTGATGCACTTCGCCGGCGGCATGGACGGCCCGTTCGCCATGGTCTTCCTGCTCCACACCCTTCTCGCCGGCTACCTGCTGGGAGTCCGGGGCGGTGCCTGGATGGCCATGATAGATACGCTGATCCTCTCCACGTCAGGCATGCTGTCGCTGGCCGGGATGGGCCCCTCGGACGGCAGCGCCATGATCGCCCGGCTGGGGCTCGAGGCCTCCGCCGACCTGTCGGGGCAGTACATCGCGCTCAGGGTCTTCCTGCACGCGCTCCTGCTGCTCTCGATCGGCATCGTCTCGGGGTACCTGACCGAGCTGCTCCGGAAGCAGTCGGGAAGGCTCCAGGACGTGCTGGAGGCCGTGAGGGCGAACCGTGCCGGATCGAGGGAGATACTCGAGAACCTCGCAGACGGGATACTGGTGCTCGATGCATCCGGCGACCCGATAGGCGGCAACTCGTCTCTCAGGCAGATGCTCTCTCTCGGCGACCCCTGGGAGCACGCCGTCAGGAAGACGCAGCTGTACAGGCTTCTCGCGGGCTACCAGAGGGCCGGCACCTTCCCCGACAACATCGACCTGGTGACAGACGACAAGATCCTGGAATGCAGGATGGGGGTCTTCCACGACTCATACTCCGAGAAGCCCGGCTCGATGGCCGTCCTCAGCGACGTGACCGAGGTGAGGAACCTCCGGAGCAGGCTCGAGGAGCGCGAGAAGCTGGCGGTCGTCGGCAGGCTCTCGGCCACCATGGCCCACGAGATCCGAAATCCCCTCGCGTCCATCAGCGGAGCGGCCCAGGTCATCCGGTCGCGCGACATGGACGAGCAGGGCGAGGCACGCATGGTGAACATGATCATCGACCAGGCGAAGCGCGCCTCCGACATCATCGAGGGCTATCTCGAGGTGGCGCGCGGCGGCAGGATGCGCGAGGAGACCGAGCTGCGCCTCGACATGCTGCTGAAGGGCGTGGTGGAAGGCGCCAGGAACAGCTACGCCGCCAGCATCACCGTAGCCATGGGTTCGATGCCGGAGATAACGATAAGGGGCAAGGAGCAGAGGCTCGCGCAGATCTTCGACAACCTCCTGCGCAACGCGGCCGAGGCGCTCGACACTGTAAAGGGCGGCAGGGTCGAGATCGGCCTCTCCCGCGAGGAGGACAGGGTGCTGATCACGCTCCGGGACAACGGCCCGGGCATGCCGCCCGAGGAGCTCGCCCGCGCTTCGGAACCCTTCTTCACCACGAAGGAGTTCGGCACGGGGCTGGGCCTGTACGTGGCCAGGCGGGTGGCCGAGGAGCACGACGGGTCGATCACCTTCGAATCACCGGAAGGAGGAGGCCTCATGGTGACGGTGGACCTCCCGGTGACGGGAGCCACGGCATGA
- a CDS encoding type II secretion system F family protein: MPEFLWSGSNKQGRTLSGTITAATRKDAADLLEKRGVSNAKVRSKGMDLSKLGKFGNNITDKQLATFTRQFATMINAGLPLVNCLQILGRQQDNKAFASVIGELTSDVEKGGTLAEAMGRHSSIFNELYVNMVSAGEQGGILDTILARLATHLEKSASLRSKIKTAMLYPMVVMIVLALVISVMLIFIIPIFENMFADLGGDLPGPTKLVIALSKFFIGNIVFIIIGVIALIVGYKAWYKTDSGQKVIDKIKLSMPVFGQLQSKMAIARFTRTLGTLVSSGVAILDGLSITSKTAGNRVVADAIMQARTSISGGENISNPLEASGVFPTMVTSMIAVGEETGGLDEMLLKIADFYEEEVDVAVAGLTSILEPIMIVVLGAVVGGMVIAMYLPIFDLIGAVGAQ, encoded by the coding sequence ATGCCTGAATTCCTGTGGTCCGGATCCAACAAGCAGGGCCGCACCCTCTCCGGGACGATAACGGCGGCAACCCGCAAGGACGCGGCCGATCTCCTCGAGAAGAGGGGGGTGTCGAACGCGAAGGTCCGTTCGAAGGGGATGGACCTCAGCAAGCTGGGCAAGTTCGGCAACAACATCACCGACAAGCAGCTCGCCACCTTCACGAGGCAGTTCGCGACCATGATCAACGCGGGCCTCCCGCTGGTGAACTGCCTCCAGATCCTCGGGCGCCAGCAGGACAACAAGGCATTCGCCTCCGTGATCGGCGAGCTGACCTCCGACGTCGAGAAGGGCGGGACGCTAGCGGAGGCCATGGGCAGGCACTCCTCCATCTTCAACGAGCTCTACGTCAACATGGTGTCGGCAGGCGAGCAGGGCGGCATCCTCGACACCATCCTGGCAAGGCTCGCGACCCACCTCGAGAAGTCGGCCAGCCTGAGGTCCAAGATCAAGACCGCAATGCTCTACCCGATGGTGGTCATGATAGTGCTGGCCCTGGTCATATCCGTCATGCTCATCTTCATCATCCCGATCTTCGAGAACATGTTCGCCGACCTCGGCGGCGACCTGCCGGGTCCCACGAAGCTGGTCATCGCCCTGTCCAAGTTCTTCATAGGAAACATCGTCTTCATCATCATCGGCGTGATCGCCCTGATCGTCGGCTACAAGGCGTGGTACAAGACGGACTCCGGGCAGAAGGTGATCGACAAGATCAAGCTGTCCATGCCGGTCTTCGGCCAGCTCCAGAGCAAGATGGCCATCGCGAGGTTCACCAGGACCCTCGGAACGCTGGTGTCGAGCGGCGTCGCCATCCTCGACGGCCTGAGCATCACGTCCAAGACCGCGGGCAACAGGGTGGTGGCCGACGCCATCATGCAGGCGCGCACCAGCATCTCCGGCGGCGAGAACATCTCCAACCCGCTCGAGGCGTCGGGCGTGTTCCCGACCATGGTCACATCGATGATCGCGGTCGGCGAGGAGACGGGCGGCCTCGACGAGATGCTGCTCAAGATAGCCGACTTCTACGAGGAGGAGGTCGACGTCGCGGTCGCCGGCCTCACATCGATCCTCGAGCCCATCATGATCGTCGTCCTCGGTGCGGTGGTCGGCGGCATGGTCATCGCGATGTACCTGCCCATCTTCGATCTCATCGGCGCGGTGGGGGCGCAGTAG
- a CDS encoding sigma-54 dependent transcriptional regulator: MTPQLRLMIVDDEPSMLEWLSVLLSRKGFEVQCFTSPLKALEHAAGRSPDIALVDLRMPGMDGIELLAALRKLNPELVGIVMTAYSSIDSAVKAMRQGASDYLIKPFEVDQLMLSLERSLKVREVLTENRILRRQVRTSFDFSEIAGKTDVMLQLLEQIRIVADKESTVIITGESGTGKELVARAIHYNSRRSSGPFLAVNCGSFTSTLLESELFGHVKGSFTGAHRDKDGLLVAASGGSFLLDEVSELDRDLQVKLLRALQERQVLPVGGTKPVPFDVRLIAATNVDLKSRVDAGEYRADLFYRLNVIPLHVPALRERAADIPLLVERFNRLYASKFGAPVKKFAPDAMKALQQYPWPGNVRELENLVERLCVMVRGDSVALRDLPDTFTASGAQQKPPAAFADASQDDGTTEETGQASAFQGSGSIPALHEVEEAWIRFVLDYRAGGQKKLAAKMLGIDESTLHRKLERYSRRGGGGKVD; this comes from the coding sequence ATGACGCCGCAGCTCAGGCTGATGATAGTGGACGACGAGCCCTCGATGCTGGAATGGCTCAGCGTCCTGCTGTCGCGCAAGGGCTTCGAGGTGCAGTGCTTCACCTCGCCGCTCAAGGCCCTGGAGCACGCCGCCGGGCGCTCGCCCGACATAGCGCTCGTCGACCTCAGGATGCCGGGCATGGACGGCATAGAGCTCCTGGCCGCCCTGCGCAAGCTGAACCCCGAACTCGTGGGCATCGTGATGACCGCCTACTCCAGCATCGACAGCGCTGTGAAGGCCATGCGCCAGGGCGCCAGCGACTACCTCATCAAGCCCTTCGAGGTGGACCAGCTGATGCTCTCGCTCGAACGCTCGCTCAAGGTGCGCGAGGTGCTCACCGAGAACCGCATCCTCCGCCGGCAGGTGAGGACGAGCTTCGACTTCAGCGAGATAGCGGGCAAGACCGACGTGATGCTCCAGCTCCTCGAGCAGATCCGCATCGTGGCCGACAAGGAGAGCACCGTCATCATCACGGGCGAGAGCGGCACGGGCAAGGAGCTGGTGGCGCGGGCCATCCACTACAACAGCCGCAGATCCTCGGGCCCCTTCCTCGCCGTGAACTGCGGCAGCTTCACCAGCACCCTCCTCGAGAGCGAACTGTTCGGCCATGTGAAGGGATCGTTCACCGGCGCACACCGCGACAAGGACGGGCTGCTGGTGGCGGCGTCCGGCGGCAGCTTCCTGCTCGACGAGGTGAGCGAGCTCGACCGCGACCTGCAGGTGAAGCTGCTCCGTGCCCTCCAGGAGAGGCAGGTGCTCCCGGTCGGCGGCACCAAGCCCGTCCCCTTCGACGTGAGGCTCATCGCAGCCACCAATGTAGACCTCAAGAGCAGGGTGGACGCGGGGGAGTACAGGGCCGACCTCTTCTACAGGCTGAACGTAATACCCCTGCACGTCCCCGCACTCAGGGAGAGGGCGGCCGACATACCCCTGCTCGTCGAGCGTTTCAACAGGCTTTATGCGTCCAAGTTCGGGGCCCCCGTGAAGAAGTTCGCCCCCGATGCGATGAAGGCCCTCCAGCAGTACCCGTGGCCGGGTAACGTCCGCGAGCTCGAGAACCTCGTCGAGCGCCTCTGCGTGATGGTTCGCGGCGACAGCGTGGCCCTGCGCGACCTGCCCGACACATTCACGGCTTCCGGGGCGCAGCAGAAACCCCCGGCCGCTTTCGCGGATGCTTCGCAGGACGACGGCACGACGGAAGAGACCGGCCAGGCATCCGCATTCCAGGGTTCGGGCTCGATCCCGGCCCTGCACGAGGTCGAGGAGGCCTGGATCCGCTTCGTGCTCGACTACAGGGCGGGGGGGCAGAAGAAGCTGGCCGCGAAGATGCTCGGGATCGATGAGAGCACCCTCCACAGGAAGCTCGAGAGGTACTCCCGCAGGGGGGGCGGCGGAAAGGTTGACTAG